One genomic window of Desulfatibacillum aliphaticivorans DSM 15576 includes the following:
- a CDS encoding acyl-CoA dehydrogenase family protein, with protein MLCRGDKELKLVDGAATDFAAKELAPNREEYDQYPFGPFWDKAVKKAFDLGFFHASLPVELDGMGLGLSGLSVILKSLCSQDASLGGMIFTNAMAQEIMLIAKAEKLFEEKIAQQKEAYGFLLAFPSFNNPSEVRHLAQVKKTKQKAALSGEIPYVVLGGLGSYALLPACQGDEQNFSFYLVDLKGKGVSVSEPIFSLGLHACPAVDICLDKAPVLLVGKEGKGKEYFDKAADRMHAAQAAMAAGIMEGCFAEALAYCKEREQGGREIVDWSEVKMLLANIAIQAKSAEMMLSRACEAADNNQPKWQAAARVAAIQACAFACEATTDGIQVLGGVGYMKDHGQEKRLRDAKQIQALMGIAPMKKLKYMDSLLGKS; from the coding sequence ATGCTCTGCAGGGGGGATAAAGAACTAAAACTGGTGGACGGCGCTGCCACGGATTTCGCAGCCAAGGAGCTTGCGCCCAATCGCGAGGAATACGACCAATATCCATTCGGTCCCTTTTGGGACAAGGCGGTCAAGAAGGCTTTTGACCTGGGCTTTTTCCACGCCTCCTTGCCGGTGGAGCTGGACGGCATGGGGCTGGGGCTTTCGGGATTGAGCGTGATCCTGAAAAGCCTGTGCAGCCAGGACGCCAGCCTGGGCGGCATGATTTTCACCAACGCCATGGCCCAGGAAATCATGCTCATCGCCAAGGCGGAAAAATTGTTTGAAGAAAAAATCGCCCAACAAAAGGAAGCCTACGGCTTTTTACTGGCCTTTCCTTCCTTCAACAATCCGTCGGAAGTCAGGCATCTGGCCCAGGTGAAAAAAACCAAACAAAAAGCCGCGCTTTCCGGCGAGATTCCCTATGTGGTTCTTGGAGGGCTTGGCTCATACGCGCTGCTGCCCGCCTGCCAGGGGGATGAACAGAATTTTTCCTTTTACCTGGTGGATCTCAAAGGCAAGGGCGTTTCCGTGAGCGAGCCCATTTTCAGCCTGGGCCTCCACGCCTGCCCGGCCGTGGACATATGCCTGGATAAAGCCCCGGTCCTGCTTGTGGGCAAGGAGGGCAAAGGCAAGGAATATTTTGACAAGGCGGCCGACCGCATGCACGCGGCCCAGGCGGCCATGGCGGCGGGAATCATGGAAGGCTGTTTCGCCGAAGCCCTGGCTTACTGCAAAGAGCGGGAGCAGGGCGGCAGGGAGATCGTGGACTGGTCTGAGGTGAAAATGCTGCTGGCCAATATCGCCATTCAGGCCAAGTCGGCGGAAATGATGCTCTCCCGGGCGTGCGAGGCGGCGGATAACAATCAGCCCAAGTGGCAGGCGGCGGCCCGGGTTGCGGCCATCCAGGCGTGCGCCTTCGCCTGCGAGGCCACTACGGACGGCATACAGGTTTTGGGAGGGGTGGGGTACATGAAGGATCACGGCCAGGAAAAACGGCTTCGTGACGCCAAGCAGATCCAGGCCTTGATGGGCATTGCTCCCATGAAAAAGCTCAAATACATGGATTCCCTGCTTGGAAAAAGCTGA
- a CDS encoding acyl-CoA dehydrogenase family protein encodes MTYQPCTPDYARCAPDLNDVAANLVCAHATPRALIKETREVVDIARRFNKEVVRPYALELDRKLHEDPDFLPWDFVKKANDWGFYTMWIPRLFGGKGYFMHSMSAFVEEIGSACTAMANLIGVHYLGMATLAASWNAPLMMKIFRDVAAGEKAGDPRIISLAITEPSAGTDVEEPDLIDKGNITCHAKKVDGGYVVNGTKIFISNGHLSKWHVVIAYSDLDLPSQNTVCMLVQTGQKGFSFGRHEKKMGQRACPASELVFKDCFVPDNMVALDPEQIKDLKRDAKHTFQQVLDYVLGATRAGVAAFATGAARGAYEEALAFANETEVDGRLLANHEWAQCMLAEMYKNVNLARLAYMETNHHNASSGIYKSMLSKGMFQFSKYAPQFFVDKIAPTLLGNSLTTKWLRKQSFDSQPEDEMRRTSGWGSLAKFSGTDLGMKNCHMALELMGQAGLRHDQRVEKHFRDAKLLQIYEGTNQLNRLNLFKCLISRACPQSCVFHDA; translated from the coding sequence ATGACATACCAACCCTGTACACCGGATTACGCGCGATGCGCGCCGGACCTGAACGACGTGGCGGCCAATTTGGTCTGCGCCCACGCTACGCCCAGGGCTTTGATAAAAGAAACCCGGGAGGTGGTGGACATAGCCAGACGGTTCAACAAGGAGGTCGTGCGGCCGTACGCCCTGGAGCTCGACCGCAAGCTGCACGAAGACCCGGATTTTCTCCCTTGGGATTTTGTAAAGAAAGCCAATGACTGGGGCTTTTACACCATGTGGATTCCCCGCCTTTTCGGCGGCAAGGGGTATTTCATGCACTCCATGAGCGCCTTTGTGGAGGAAATCGGCTCCGCCTGCACGGCCATGGCAAACCTCATCGGCGTGCATTACCTTGGCATGGCCACTCTGGCGGCCAGTTGGAACGCGCCCTTGATGATGAAAATCTTCCGGGACGTGGCCGCCGGGGAAAAAGCGGGCGATCCCCGCATCATATCCCTGGCTATCACCGAACCCAGCGCGGGCACGGACGTGGAGGAGCCGGACCTTATCGACAAAGGCAATATTACTTGCCATGCCAAAAAGGTGGATGGCGGGTATGTGGTCAACGGAACCAAAATTTTTATTTCTAACGGCCATTTGTCCAAGTGGCACGTGGTCATCGCCTATTCCGACCTGGACCTTCCCTCGCAAAACACCGTGTGCATGTTGGTGCAGACCGGGCAGAAAGGCTTTTCTTTCGGCCGTCACGAGAAAAAAATGGGGCAGCGGGCGTGCCCGGCCAGCGAACTGGTTTTCAAGGACTGCTTTGTACCGGATAACATGGTCGCCCTGGATCCCGAACAAATCAAGGACTTGAAGCGGGACGCCAAACACACCTTTCAGCAGGTTTTGGACTATGTGCTGGGCGCCACCCGCGCGGGAGTGGCCGCGTTTGCAACAGGCGCGGCCCGGGGCGCATATGAAGAAGCCCTGGCTTTCGCCAACGAAACCGAGGTGGACGGCAGACTGCTTGCCAATCATGAATGGGCGCAATGCATGCTGGCCGAAATGTATAAAAACGTCAACCTGGCCCGGCTGGCTTATATGGAAACCAACCATCATAACGCCAGCTCCGGCATTTACAAGTCCATGCTTTCCAAGGGCATGTTCCAGTTTTCAAAATACGCGCCCCAGTTTTTTGTGGATAAAATCGCGCCGACGCTCCTGGGAAATAGCCTGACAACCAAATGGCTGCGCAAGCAGAGCTTCGACAGTCAGCCGGAAGACGAAATGCGTCGCACATCGGGATGGGGCTCTTTGGCCAAGTTCTCGGGCACGGACCTGGGCATGAAAAACTGCCACATGGCCCTGGAGCTTATGGGGCAGGCGGGGTTGCGCCACGATCAAAGGGTGGAGAAGCATTTTCGCGACGCCAAGCTCTTGCAGATCTACGAGGGAACCAATCAGTTGAACCGGTTAAACCTTTTCAAATGCCTTATCAGCCGGGCGTGTCCGCAGTCCTGCGTTTTTCACGACGCCTAA
- a CDS encoding AMP-binding protein — translation MNEQLQELKFLAQKLRLARRGVGSFVKFLGAEAKRGTLAANLAGLRQGGMAHDMSWAELLEEKAAKHPDRIMLRYKEECYTYRQMDENANRTANFLLHLGAEQKAGLGIFMRNSPRFLDLYFAAQKLGMYVVPINCELRGDGLQYVINHSDIKFLACDAELAEPVMTVRDQLKSLKSIIVDDVEEEAGAFDIPEGVDLLSKAWHPLASTRDPRIGYADRSDKCMIMYTSGTTGRPKGVVYKVNTSRVKLLSLMAGVLLNKNDVYYTSFSLAHGNAMLLTVTLSMAMGGTIALARRFSASRFWHDIRRFDVTVFNTIGSIIPILMKQPERPDDRVNKVRFVLSAACPTDMWKPFEKRFGVTIYEGYGAVDSGGKGIMNFGTAPVGALGKLSKRMGVTRIIDDKGQDCQPGEPGELIFQVKGDGQGVPYYKNEKATNEKVRDGWMYTGDKVRTDKRGYVYFVGRNTESMRKGGENVSAYEVEHVIMKHPAVEDVAVYAVPSDLAEDEIMAAVKLVNGAPFAPGDLRDFLSDKIAKFAVPRYVRVVEDFPMTNSHRVIKRVLEQEGVTPDAFDALNP, via the coding sequence ATGAACGAACAATTGCAGGAATTGAAATTTCTGGCCCAGAAACTCCGGCTCGCCCGCCGGGGCGTGGGCTCTTTCGTCAAGTTCCTGGGGGCGGAGGCCAAAAGGGGAACCCTTGCCGCCAACCTGGCCGGGCTGCGCCAGGGAGGCATGGCGCACGACATGTCCTGGGCGGAGCTATTGGAGGAAAAGGCGGCAAAGCATCCGGACCGGATCATGCTTCGCTATAAAGAAGAATGTTACACCTACCGGCAAATGGATGAAAACGCCAACCGCACGGCCAATTTCCTGCTGCATCTCGGCGCGGAGCAAAAAGCGGGGCTAGGGATTTTTATGCGCAACTCGCCCCGCTTCCTGGATTTGTATTTCGCCGCTCAAAAGCTGGGCATGTACGTGGTGCCCATCAATTGCGAGCTGCGGGGCGACGGCCTGCAATATGTGATCAATCATAGCGACATCAAATTCCTGGCCTGCGACGCGGAGCTGGCCGAACCGGTCATGACGGTTCGCGATCAGTTGAAAAGCCTCAAAAGTATTATCGTGGACGACGTGGAGGAGGAAGCCGGGGCTTTTGACATCCCCGAGGGTGTGGATCTTCTTTCCAAAGCCTGGCATCCGCTGGCGTCCACCCGCGATCCCCGCATCGGATACGCGGACCGGTCGGACAAATGCATGATCATGTACACCTCGGGCACCACCGGGCGTCCCAAAGGGGTGGTGTACAAGGTGAATACATCCCGGGTGAAACTGCTTTCCCTCATGGCGGGGGTGCTGCTGAACAAAAACGACGTGTATTACACGTCTTTCTCCCTGGCCCACGGCAACGCCATGCTTTTGACTGTCACCCTTTCCATGGCCATGGGCGGGACCATCGCCCTGGCGCGCCGGTTCTCGGCCAGCCGGTTCTGGCATGACATCCGAAGATTCGACGTCACCGTGTTCAACACCATCGGCTCCATCATCCCCATTTTAATGAAGCAGCCCGAAAGGCCGGACGACCGCGTCAACAAAGTGCGCTTCGTCCTGTCCGCAGCCTGCCCGACCGACATGTGGAAGCCCTTTGAAAAACGCTTTGGCGTGACCATTTACGAAGGTTACGGCGCCGTGGACAGCGGCGGCAAAGGCATCATGAATTTCGGCACGGCTCCCGTGGGCGCTTTGGGCAAGCTGTCCAAACGCATGGGCGTTACCCGCATTATCGACGATAAAGGCCAGGACTGCCAGCCCGGCGAGCCCGGCGAATTGATTTTTCAGGTCAAGGGGGACGGCCAGGGCGTGCCCTATTACAAAAACGAAAAAGCCACCAACGAGAAGGTGCGGGACGGCTGGATGTACACGGGCGACAAGGTCCGTACGGACAAGCGCGGCTACGTGTACTTTGTGGGCCGGAATACGGAGTCCATGCGTAAAGGCGGGGAAAACGTCTCCGCTTACGAGGTGGAGCACGTGATCATGAAGCATCCGGCCGTGGAAGACGTGGCGGTCTACGCCGTGCCTTCGGACCTGGCCGAGGACGAAATCATGGCCGCGGTCAAGCTGGTGAACGGCGCTCCCTTCGCCCCCGGAGATCTTCGGGACTTTCTTTCCGACAAAATCGCCAAGTTCGCCGTGCCCCGATACGTGCGGGTTGTGGAGGATTTTCCCATGACCAACTCGCACCGGGTCATCAAAAGAGTCCTGGAGCAGGAAGGCGTAACGCCCGACGCATTCGACGCACTCAATCCTTAA